The following proteins are co-located in the Streptococcus anginosus genome:
- a CDS encoding C69 family dipeptidase, with amino-acid sequence MRQKGIQDSCTTILVGKKASYDGSTMIARTEDSQNGVFTPKKFIVVNPEDQPRHYKSVLSSFEIDLPDNPVRYTSVPDALAKDGIWGEAGINVYNVAMSETETITTNSRVLGADPLVVTGIGEEDMLTLVLPYIKTAREGVLRLGKILEEYGTYESNGIAFSDVNEIWWLETIGGHHWLARRVPDDAYVTNPNQLGMDYFEFDNPEYFLCDPDLKDFIRRNNLNLNYDGESFNPRYAFGSQRDKDRHYNTPRAWDIQRFLNPEIEQDPRSFFLPWCQKPYRKITIEDVKYVLSSHYQDSPYDPYGLEGSHHSQRTFRTIGINRTSQTSILQLRPNKPQETTGIQWLSYGSMPYNTAVPFFTQVSTTPAYFANTTDKVSTDSFYWTNRLIAALADAHFSSHLGDLDDYQEMTMALGHEMLGRVDCALEKGEIVDFEAENQALSDKIQEATDQLLNKILLDASNLMTNHFSLSD; translated from the coding sequence ATGAGACAAAAAGGAATACAAGATTCTTGTACAACGATTCTGGTTGGGAAAAAAGCGAGTTATGACGGTTCAACTATGATTGCACGTACAGAAGATTCACAAAATGGTGTATTTACGCCCAAGAAATTTATTGTTGTTAACCCAGAAGATCAGCCGCGGCATTACAAGTCTGTACTATCAAGCTTTGAGATAGATTTGCCGGACAATCCAGTTCGCTACACCAGTGTACCGGACGCTCTTGCAAAAGACGGGATTTGGGGTGAAGCTGGTATCAATGTTTACAATGTAGCCATGAGCGAGACAGAGACGATTACCACGAATAGCCGAGTGCTGGGAGCAGATCCTTTGGTGGTGACTGGTATCGGAGAAGAAGACATGCTGACCTTGGTGTTGCCTTATATCAAAACGGCGCGTGAGGGTGTGTTGCGTTTAGGGAAGATTCTTGAAGAATACGGCACCTATGAGTCAAACGGGATTGCCTTTTCTGACGTGAATGAAATCTGGTGGTTGGAGACAATCGGTGGACATCATTGGCTAGCTCGCCGGGTGCCCGATGACGCCTATGTAACCAATCCGAATCAGCTGGGAATGGATTATTTTGAGTTTGACAATCCCGAATATTTCCTCTGTGATCCTGATTTGAAAGACTTTATTCGTCGCAATAATTTGAATCTCAACTATGACGGGGAATCTTTCAATCCGCGCTATGCTTTTGGTAGCCAGCGTGACAAAGACCGCCATTACAATACACCGCGTGCTTGGGATATTCAGCGTTTTCTCAATCCAGAAATTGAGCAAGACCCGCGCTCCTTTTTCCTTCCTTGGTGTCAAAAACCCTACCGTAAAATCACGATTGAAGATGTCAAGTATGTCCTTAGCAGCCACTACCAAGACTCTCCTTATGACCCTTATGGCTTAGAAGGCAGTCATCACAGTCAGCGGACCTTCCGCACGATTGGGATTAACCGCACAAGTCAAACATCTATCTTGCAGTTGAGACCCAATAAACCACAGGAAACGACGGGCATCCAATGGTTGTCCTATGGCTCTATGCCTTACAATACAGCCGTGCCTTTCTTTACCCAAGTCTCTACAACACCAGCCTACTTTGCCAACACGACGGACAAGGTTTCGACGGATTCCTTCTACTGGACCAATCGCTTAATTGCAGCTTTGGCTGACGCGCATTTTTCTAGTCATCTGGGAGATTTAGATGATTATCAGGAAATGACTATGGCTTTGGGACATGAAATGCTAGGGCGTGTGGATTGTGCCTTGGAAAAAGGAGAAATAGTTGACTTTGAAGCAGAAAATCAAGCTCTAAGCGATAAGATTCAAGAAGCAACGGACCAACTTCTGAATAAAATCCTGCTAGACGCCAGCAATCTGATGACCAATCATTTTTCTTTGAGCGACTAA
- the rnhC gene encoding ribonuclease HIII, producing MESITLQPSERQIQDFVAYYQAQLVSSKNPYIRYLFKLDKATASIYTSGKVLFQGKNAEQAAQFFGYQSSREETTVPQQNCPLIGTDEVGNGSYFGGLAVVASFVTPEQHRFLRKLGVDDSKSLTDQKIRQIVPLLKEKIQHQALLLSPQKYNEVIASGYNAVSVKVALHNQAIYLLLQTGVQPEKIVIDAFTSDKNYQKYVKQERNHFSNPLTLEEKAEGKYLAVAVSSMIARDLFLENLENLSQELGYELPSGAGAKSDKIASQLLQAYGIKGLEASAKLHFKNTEKAKKLLER from the coding sequence ATGGAAAGTATTACCTTGCAACCCAGTGAGAGACAAATTCAAGATTTTGTCGCCTATTATCAGGCACAGCTTGTTTCTAGTAAAAATCCTTATATTCGTTACCTTTTTAAGCTTGATAAGGCAACTGCCTCCATCTACACTTCAGGAAAAGTCCTCTTCCAAGGAAAAAACGCAGAGCAGGCAGCACAATTTTTTGGCTATCAGTCTTCCAGAGAAGAAACGACAGTTCCTCAGCAAAATTGTCCTCTTATCGGGACAGATGAAGTCGGCAACGGTTCTTATTTCGGCGGACTTGCTGTTGTGGCATCTTTTGTCACACCAGAACAGCATAGGTTTCTACGAAAGCTAGGAGTTGATGACTCTAAAAGCCTGACAGACCAGAAAATCAGGCAAATTGTTCCTTTGTTAAAGGAAAAGATTCAGCACCAAGCTCTGCTATTGTCCCCCCAAAAATACAACGAAGTCATTGCTTCTGGCTACAATGCGGTGTCTGTCAAGGTTGCTCTTCACAATCAAGCCATTTATCTGCTCTTGCAAACGGGAGTGCAGCCAGAAAAAATTGTTATTGATGCCTTCACAAGTGACAAAAATTATCAGAAATACGTCAAACAGGAACGCAATCATTTCTCAAATCCTCTCACTTTAGAGGAAAAAGCGGAAGGAAAATACTTAGCCGTAGCAGTCAGCTCCATGATTGCCCGTGACCTCTTTTTAGAAAATCTTGAAAATTTAAGTCAAGAGCTCGGCTATGAATTGCCCAGTGGAGCAGGAGCAAAGTCCGATAAAATCGCAAGTCAGCTTCTTCAAGCCTACGGCATAAAAGGCTTAGAAGCGAGTGCAAAACTGCATTTTAAAAATACTGAAAAAGCGAAGAAACTTCTAGAAAGGTAA
- the recD2 gene encoding SF1B family DNA helicase RecD2, with protein MEFYFSGTIERIIFENPSSFFRILLLDIDDTDADFDDFEIIVTGTMADIMEGEDYTFWGNLVQHPKYGEQLKITRYERAKPTSKGLVKYFSSDHFKGIGVKTAQKIVDLYGDNAIDKVLAEPEKLKDIAGLSAKNREAFLTKLRQNYGTERILAKLSEYGIPNKLAFQIQDFYKEETLEIVEHYPYQLVEDIQGIGFKIADQLAQSLGIESTAPERFRAGLLHTLLIQSMEKGDTYLEAKELLEGTIELLESSRQIELDSSSVADELAHLIEEDKVQNVDTKIFENSLFFAEEGIRSSLLRILEKGKQNKFEPKKIEAAITQIEIEFAISYDVIQKQAICDAINHKIFILTGGPGTGKTTVINGIIAVYALLNGLDLRKSHDLPILLAAPTGRAARRMNELTGLPSATIHRHLGMTGDDDTSHLDDYLDADFIIVDEFSMVDTWLANQLLSNISSNTKLLIVGDADQLPSVSPGQVLADLLKIPLLPQTKLEKIYRQSKDSTIVTLASQIQKGILPTDFIEKKADRSYFEARSEHIPQMIERIVEAAIRSGIPAQDVQVLAPMYRGQAGIDHINQLMQNLINPAEKEQLVFEATDCQYRQGDKVIHLVNDAESNVFNGDLGYITDLLPAKYTDSKQDELTINFDGNEIVYQRSEWYKIRLAYAMSIHKSQGSEFPVVILPITSSSHRMLQRNLIYTAITRAKSKLILLGEKSAFDFAVKNTGTARNTYLIQRFSDLINDEKVIHTSVDNLETTVENYVLSEENFLKINPMIGITDEDIQSVFGE; from the coding sequence ATGGAATTTTACTTTTCAGGCACCATTGAACGCATTATTTTTGAAAATCCCAGCAGTTTCTTTCGGATTCTGCTGTTAGATATTGACGACACCGATGCAGATTTTGATGATTTTGAGATTATTGTCACGGGCACCATGGCGGATATTATGGAGGGCGAAGACTACACTTTTTGGGGAAATCTCGTGCAACACCCTAAATATGGTGAACAACTCAAAATAACACGCTATGAGCGTGCAAAGCCAACCAGCAAAGGCTTAGTCAAATATTTTTCAAGCGACCATTTTAAAGGGATTGGTGTAAAAACAGCGCAAAAAATCGTGGATCTCTATGGCGACAACGCGATTGATAAAGTCTTAGCAGAGCCAGAAAAATTAAAGGATATTGCAGGTCTTTCTGCTAAAAACCGTGAAGCCTTTCTCACAAAACTAAGACAAAATTATGGCACCGAGAGAATCCTTGCCAAGCTATCTGAATACGGTATCCCGAACAAGCTTGCCTTTCAGATTCAAGATTTTTACAAAGAAGAGACTCTCGAAATTGTCGAACACTATCCTTATCAGTTAGTGGAAGATATTCAAGGAATAGGATTTAAAATTGCCGACCAACTGGCGCAAAGCTTAGGAATTGAAAGTACCGCTCCAGAGCGCTTCCGTGCAGGATTACTCCACACACTTCTAATCCAGTCCATGGAAAAAGGCGACACCTATCTTGAAGCTAAGGAATTGCTAGAGGGCACGATTGAGCTCCTCGAAAGTTCTCGTCAGATTGAGTTAGACTCAAGTTCTGTTGCGGATGAGCTGGCACATTTGATTGAAGAAGATAAAGTTCAAAATGTTGATACAAAGATTTTTGAAAACAGTCTCTTTTTTGCCGAAGAAGGGATTCGCAGCAGTCTCCTACGCATTTTAGAAAAAGGGAAGCAAAACAAATTTGAACCGAAAAAAATCGAAGCTGCTATTACCCAAATCGAAATTGAGTTTGCCATTTCCTATGATGTGATTCAAAAACAAGCGATTTGTGACGCTATCAATCACAAAATTTTTATCCTAACGGGTGGTCCCGGAACGGGAAAAACGACCGTCATCAATGGAATCATTGCTGTTTACGCTCTGCTGAATGGGTTGGATTTGCGTAAATCTCACGATTTGCCTATCCTTCTAGCAGCTCCGACTGGGCGTGCTGCCAGACGCATGAATGAATTAACAGGGCTTCCAAGCGCTACGATTCATCGGCATTTAGGCATGACAGGAGACGATGACACTAGCCATTTAGATGATTATTTGGACGCAGACTTTATTATTGTCGACGAATTTTCAATGGTAGATACTTGGTTAGCCAATCAACTCCTCAGCAACATTTCATCAAACACCAAACTCCTAATTGTCGGAGATGCTGATCAGCTGCCTTCTGTCAGCCCCGGACAAGTGCTGGCAGATTTACTGAAAATCCCTCTTCTTCCACAGACCAAATTAGAAAAAATTTATCGACAAAGCAAAGATTCCACTATCGTTACCTTAGCCAGTCAGATTCAAAAAGGCATCCTGCCAACTGATTTTATAGAAAAAAAGGCTGACCGTTCTTATTTTGAAGCGCGTAGTGAACATATTCCGCAGATGATTGAACGTATTGTAGAAGCTGCTATCCGCAGTGGCATTCCAGCTCAAGATGTGCAGGTACTTGCGCCTATGTACCGCGGACAGGCTGGGATTGACCACATCAATCAACTCATGCAAAATCTAATCAACCCTGCCGAAAAAGAACAACTCGTCTTTGAAGCAACGGATTGCCAATACCGACAAGGCGACAAGGTGATTCATCTGGTCAATGATGCGGAAAGCAATGTGTTCAACGGTGACTTGGGTTATATCACCGATTTGCTGCCAGCAAAATATACGGACTCTAAACAGGACGAATTGACTATCAACTTTGACGGCAATGAGATTGTTTATCAACGCAGTGAATGGTATAAAATTCGTCTGGCATACGCTATGAGTATCCACAAATCTCAGGGTAGTGAATTTCCTGTAGTCATTTTACCGATTACATCCAGCAGCCACCGTATGCTGCAACGCAATCTTATCTATACTGCTATCACCCGTGCCAAGAGCAAATTGATTCTTCTTGGGGAAAAGTCTGCCTTTGACTTTGCTGTCAAAAACACTGGCACAGCTCGCAATACCTATCTAATCCAACGCTTTTCAGACCTGATCAATGATGAAAAAGTTATACACACTTCTGTGGATAATTTGGAAACAACTGTGGAAAACTATGTCTTGTCTGAGGAAAATTTCTTGAAAATTAACCCCATGATTGGAATAACGGATGAAGATATTCAAAGTGTTTTTGGAGAATGA
- the lepB gene encoding signal peptidase I produces the protein MQTKSTTFSKFMKEWGFFILFMAVLFLSRAFLWVPVKVDGHSMDPTLANGEYLFVVKHLPVNRFDIVVASEKDEDGKTKQIVKRVIGLPGDTIRYENDQLYVNGKKTNESYLKNYLAKFKDDKLQATYSYNSFFQSLADKAQAFTQDANGNTSFTIEVPKDEYLLLGDDRLVSKDSRQVGTFKANQLQGEAKFRFWPLNRIGTF, from the coding sequence ATGCAAACAAAATCAACTACTTTTTCAAAATTTATGAAAGAATGGGGATTTTTTATCCTCTTTATGGCCGTTCTTTTCTTATCACGCGCTTTTCTTTGGGTTCCTGTCAAGGTTGACGGGCATTCAATGGATCCAACCTTAGCTAATGGAGAATATCTATTCGTTGTCAAACACCTGCCTGTCAATCGCTTTGATATTGTCGTTGCAAGTGAAAAAGACGAAGATGGAAAAACTAAGCAAATTGTCAAGCGGGTGATTGGTCTTCCTGGAGACACTATCCGCTACGAAAACGACCAACTATATGTAAATGGCAAAAAGACCAACGAATCTTATCTTAAAAATTACCTCGCGAAGTTTAAAGATGATAAATTGCAGGCAACCTATTCCTATAACAGTTTCTTTCAGTCTTTAGCAGATAAAGCTCAAGCCTTTACGCAGGATGCAAATGGGAACACTAGCTTTACCATTGAAGTTCCAAAAGACGAATACCTGCTTTTAGGAGATGACCGTCTTGTCTCAAAAGACAGCCGTCAGGTGGGAACATTTAAAGCCAATCAATTGCAGGGCGAAGCAAAATTCCGTTTCTGGCCTTTGAATAGAATCGGCACTTTCTAA
- a CDS encoding endonuclease MutS2 — protein sequence MNRKILETLEFGKIKALFEPYLLTEQGCLELQQLFPSNKQERLETAFLEMTDMQQIFVQHPHFSLAATQDIMGLTKRLGLEGDLNIEEFLALKRVLAVTQELTDFYEDLENVELQRLNRLFENLVSFPSLQGALQAINEGGFVESFASDNLARIRRKIQENEVQVRDILQDILKTKGDMLADQVVASRNGRNVLPVKNTFRHRISGVVHDISSSGNTVYIEPRAVVNLNEEITNARADERYEILRILQELSERIRPHAAEIANNAWIIGHLDFVRAKVRFMQERGAVVPKLSDRQDIRLLHVAHPLIENAVANDLYFAADLTEIVITGPNTGGKTIMLKTLGLAQLMAQSGLPILADEGSRVGIFDQIFADIGDEQSIEQSLSTFSSHMTNIVAILEQSDENSLVLLDELGAGTDPQEGAALAMAILEDLRLRQVKTMATTHYPELKVYGIETEGVQNASMEFDTDSLRPTYRFMQGVPGRSNAFEIARRLGLSVRVVKDAQELTDTDSDVNRVIERLEEQTLESRKRLDNIREVEQENLKFNRALKKLYNEFNREKETELNKARLEAQEIIDVALTESDTILKNLHAKSSLKPHEIIEAKGQLKKLAPETVDLSKNKVLKQAKKARKPKVGDDILVISYGQRGTLVNQLKDGRWEAQVGLIKMTLEEAEFNLLKAEKEQPKKKQVNVVKRTTTSGPRARLDLRGKRYEEAMQELDAFIDQALLNNMAQVDIIHGIGTGVIREGVTKYLRRNKHVKSFGYAPQNAGGSGATIVVFK from the coding sequence ATGAATAGAAAAATTTTAGAAACGTTAGAATTTGGGAAAATCAAGGCGCTCTTTGAACCCTATCTTCTGACAGAACAAGGGTGCTTGGAATTGCAACAGTTGTTCCCGTCCAATAAACAAGAAAGGCTGGAGACAGCATTCTTAGAAATGACGGACATGCAGCAGATTTTTGTACAGCATCCACATTTCAGTCTGGCTGCGACCCAAGACATTATGGGCTTGACCAAGCGCTTGGGGCTGGAAGGCGACTTAAACATTGAAGAATTTCTCGCTCTGAAGCGGGTTCTGGCTGTCACGCAAGAATTGACTGATTTTTATGAGGATTTGGAAAATGTTGAGTTGCAAAGATTGAATCGGCTTTTTGAAAATTTGGTTTCTTTTCCGAGCTTGCAAGGAGCGTTGCAGGCTATCAATGAGGGCGGATTTGTTGAAAGTTTTGCTAGTGATAATTTGGCTCGCATTCGCCGAAAAATTCAAGAAAATGAAGTTCAAGTGAGAGATATTTTGCAAGATATTCTCAAAACCAAGGGCGATATGTTAGCAGATCAAGTAGTAGCCAGTCGAAACGGTCGCAATGTTTTGCCGGTCAAAAATACATTCCGCCATCGTATCTCAGGCGTGGTGCATGATATTTCTTCTAGTGGAAACACGGTGTATATCGAGCCGCGGGCGGTGGTCAATCTCAATGAAGAAATCACCAATGCACGGGCAGACGAGCGCTATGAAATTTTACGGATTTTGCAAGAATTATCAGAACGCATTCGCCCGCATGCTGCTGAAATTGCCAATAATGCTTGGATTATCGGACATCTGGACTTTGTTCGAGCTAAGGTGCGCTTTATGCAGGAGAGAGGAGCGGTAGTACCGAAGCTGTCTGACCGTCAGGATATTCGACTGCTCCATGTTGCTCATCCTCTGATAGAAAATGCAGTAGCTAATGACCTGTACTTTGCGGCAGATTTGACTGAGATTGTCATTACGGGTCCGAATACAGGCGGAAAGACCATTATGCTCAAAACCCTAGGCTTGGCTCAGCTTATGGCACAGTCTGGCCTGCCTATTTTGGCAGATGAAGGGAGCCGAGTGGGAATTTTTGACCAAATCTTTGCGGACATTGGAGACGAGCAGTCTATTGAGCAGAGCTTATCGACTTTCTCTAGCCACATGACCAATATTGTTGCCATTTTAGAGCAGTCAGACGAAAATTCTTTGGTGCTTTTGGACGAGCTTGGAGCTGGAACCGACCCGCAGGAGGGTGCAGCTCTTGCTATGGCAATTCTTGAAGACTTGCGACTGCGACAGGTCAAGACAATGGCAACGACCCACTATCCAGAGCTTAAGGTCTATGGGATTGAGACTGAGGGAGTGCAAAATGCCAGCATGGAGTTTGATACAGATAGCCTAAGACCGACTTATCGTTTTATGCAGGGAGTGCCGGGTCGCTCCAATGCTTTTGAGATCGCAAGGCGTTTAGGCCTGTCTGTTAGAGTGGTCAAGGATGCTCAAGAATTGACTGATACGGACAGCGATGTTAATCGCGTTATTGAACGCTTGGAAGAGCAGACCTTGGAAAGCCGCAAGCGGTTGGATAATATCCGAGAGGTGGAGCAAGAAAATCTCAAATTTAACCGCGCTCTTAAAAAGCTCTACAACGAGTTCAATCGGGAAAAAGAAACTGAGCTAAATAAGGCAAGGCTGGAAGCGCAGGAAATCATTGATGTGGCGCTGACCGAGAGTGATACGATTCTCAAAAATCTACATGCTAAGTCCAGTCTCAAACCGCACGAAATTATTGAAGCTAAAGGTCAGCTGAAAAAATTGGCTCCTGAAACGGTGGATTTGTCGAAAAACAAGGTGCTGAAGCAAGCCAAAAAAGCACGGAAACCAAAAGTGGGAGACGATATTCTGGTGATTAGCTACGGTCAGAGAGGCACGCTTGTCAATCAGCTCAAAGACGGTCGCTGGGAAGCACAAGTTGGGCTCATCAAAATGACCTTGGAGGAAGCAGAGTTTAACCTGCTCAAAGCTGAAAAAGAACAGCCTAAGAAAAAGCAGGTCAATGTGGTGAAACGGACGACAACAAGCGGACCAAGAGCCAGATTGGACTTGCGAGGCAAGCGCTACGAAGAAGCCATGCAAGAGCTGGATGCCTTTATTGACCAAGCCTTGCTCAACAATATGGCGCAGGTAGACATTATCCACGGGATCGGGACGGGCGTCATTCGCGAAGGCGTCACCAAATATCTCCGTCGCAATAAGCATGTCAAGAGTTTTGGCTATGCACCGCAAAATGCTGGGGGTAGCGGAGCAACTATTGTGGTGTTTAAGTAA
- a CDS encoding CvpA family protein — protein MISLVILLILAWSFYIGYSRGIVLQAYYTVSAVISAIIAGQLYQSLGEQINLLVPYASAQEGTFTYFFPSSQLFQLDKVFYAGLAYLVIYTIVYSIARFIGIFIHLVPNKKANERWYNVASGALAVCVTLFGIQMLLTVLATIPLPLVQNHLNASGLARFIISHTPITSGMLKQLWVTKIIG, from the coding sequence ATGATTTCATTGGTAATTTTGCTGATTTTGGCTTGGAGTTTTTACATTGGCTATTCGCGTGGGATTGTTTTGCAGGCTTATTATACTGTTTCGGCGGTTATTTCAGCAATTATTGCAGGGCAACTGTACCAATCTCTAGGTGAACAAATCAATCTTTTAGTTCCCTACGCTAGTGCACAGGAAGGAACATTTACCTATTTCTTTCCCAGCAGCCAATTGTTCCAGTTGGACAAGGTTTTTTATGCCGGTCTGGCTTATCTAGTCATTTACACGATTGTTTATAGCATAGCCCGTTTTATTGGGATTTTTATTCACTTGGTGCCAAACAAGAAAGCCAATGAGCGTTGGTACAATGTTGCTAGTGGTGCTTTAGCTGTTTGCGTCACTTTATTTGGAATTCAAATGCTGCTGACCGTTTTAGCAACGATTCCCTTACCACTTGTTCAAAATCATCTCAATGCCAGTGGTCTAGCTCGATTTATCATCAGTCACACACCAATTACTTCAGGAATGTTGAAACAACTCTGGGTGACCAAAATCATCGGATAA
- the dinB gene encoding DNA polymerase IV, with the protein MLIFPLINDTSRKIIHIDMDAFFASVEERDNPALKGKSVIIGADPRLTGGRGVVSTCNYEARKFGVHSAMSSKEAYERCPQAIFISGNYEKYQAVSQQIRAIFKRYTDVIEPISIDEAYLDVTKNKLGMKSAVKIAKLIQHEIWTELHLTSSAGVSYNKFLAKIASDYEKPHGLTVILPEEAEAFLSQMDVAKFYGVGKKTVEKLHDMGVYTGADLLEIPEMTLIDLFGRFGFDLYRKARGISNSPVKVNRIRKSIGKERTYGKLLHNEDDIKKELTLLSQKVARSLKKHGKSGRTIVLKIRYADFSTLTKRHSLATRTQDAEQIERIAHEIYDSLDEQTKGVRLLGVTVTGFGM; encoded by the coding sequence ATGTTAATTTTTCCCTTAATCAATGATACATCTCGGAAAATCATTCACATTGATATGGATGCCTTTTTTGCCTCTGTAGAAGAAAGAGACAACCCAGCACTAAAAGGCAAGTCGGTTATCATCGGAGCTGACCCTCGCTTGACAGGCGGACGAGGCGTTGTTTCGACTTGCAATTATGAGGCACGAAAGTTTGGTGTTCACTCAGCCATGAGCTCCAAAGAAGCTTATGAGCGTTGTCCACAGGCGATTTTCATTTCGGGAAATTATGAGAAATATCAGGCAGTCAGTCAGCAAATTCGAGCCATTTTTAAACGATATACAGATGTGATTGAGCCAATCAGTATTGATGAAGCCTATCTGGATGTGACCAAAAATAAGTTAGGTATGAAATCTGCTGTCAAGATAGCCAAGCTAATCCAGCATGAGATATGGACAGAGCTTCATTTGACCAGTTCTGCTGGTGTGTCCTACAATAAATTTTTGGCAAAAATAGCTAGTGACTATGAAAAACCTCACGGTTTGACGGTTATTTTGCCAGAAGAAGCAGAAGCCTTTCTCTCTCAAATGGATGTGGCAAAGTTTTACGGTGTTGGAAAAAAGACGGTGGAAAAGCTGCATGATATGGGCGTTTACACAGGAGCAGATTTATTAGAAATTCCTGAGATGACCTTGATTGACTTGTTTGGTCGATTTGGATTTGACCTTTACCGCAAGGCAAGAGGCATCAGCAATTCACCAGTAAAAGTCAACCGTATTCGTAAGTCTATCGGCAAGGAAAGAACTTATGGGAAATTGCTCCATAACGAAGACGACATAAAAAAGGAGCTGACCCTTTTATCACAAAAGGTAGCTCGTAGTTTAAAAAAGCATGGAAAATCTGGTAGGACGATTGTTCTGAAGATTCGCTATGCGGATTTTTCAACATTGACAAAAAGGCATAGCTTAGCGACAAGAACGCAAGATGCGGAGCAGATTGAGCGCATTGCACATGAGATTTATGATAGCTTGGACGAGCAGACAAAAGGTGTGCGTCTTTTAGGAGTGACAGTAACAGGATTTGGGATGTAA
- the trxA gene encoding thioredoxin: MVAAVTDANFAEKTKDGLVLIDFWAAWCGPCRMQAPILEKLAEEVHEDELKIFKMDVDANPNTPSEFGIMSIPTLIFKKDGQVVKQVVGVHTKEQLKAIVAELS; this comes from the coding sequence ATGGTAGCAGCAGTTACAGATGCAAACTTTGCAGAAAAAACAAAAGACGGACTTGTCCTCATTGACTTTTGGGCAGCATGGTGTGGTCCTTGCCGCATGCAGGCACCGATTTTGGAAAAATTAGCCGAAGAAGTGCATGAAGACGAATTGAAAATCTTCAAAATGGACGTGGACGCCAACCCAAATACACCAAGTGAATTTGGAATCATGTCAATCCCGACCCTCATCTTCAAAAAAGACGGGCAAGTGGTGAAGCAAGTTGTTGGTGTTCATACCAAAGAACAATTAAAAGCTATTGTAGCCGAATTGAGCTAA